CGCCGCTCACGCCCAGGTAAAGGGATTGCCCTCGGCCAGCGACTATTCGGAAGGCGCAAGCACTACTTCCCGCAACACCGGCTTTGGCATCAAGGGTGGCTTGAGCTACAGCGACTTGCAGGGCAGCGGCACCAGCATTTTTACGAATCGCGACAAGCTGAGTACCTTTCACGCCGGGGTGTACGGGCAGTACGGCTTCACGCACTTTGCCTCGCTGCAAGTAGAGGCGCTGTACTCGCGCAAGGGTTTTCAGAGCACGGCCCCGGCCACTGGTAGCCAGCAAGCTAATCGCCTGGACTACCTGGCCGTGCCCGTGCTGTTTGTGGGCAACATCACCGAAACGCTCAGCTTTCACCTTGGCCCGCAGGTGTCGGTGCTCACCGGCGCCCGCAGCGGCGGCCAAGACCTCGACGTGAGCCAGAGCGGCTACCACCGCTTCGACTTTGGGGGTGTGCTGGGCGCCGAGGCGCGGCTAGGGCCCGCCCGCCTGGGCGTGCGCTACGACCTCAGCCTTGCCAACCTCTACAAAGACGGGGCGGCCCTCACTTACAACGGCCAGCCGCTGAGCACGCTCGTCACCGACCCCAACATCCGCAACTCGGTGCTGCAGGTGTACCTGGGTATTGGCATCGCGCACTAGCCCCGCCGAGGGCTTACTTTGTGACCATGCTGCTTTCTGTTTTGCCGGCTGCGCCGGCCTGGCTGGCCACCTACCAGCACCACGAGCTGCTACTGGGCCGGGGTCTGGGCATCTTGGGTGCCTGGGCACTGCTCAACCTGGTTGTGAGCGGCTACCAGCTGCCGCGCACCGACCGCCGTGAGTGGCCCCACCACTTTCATTTCATGAACTGCGCCTGGGCCTTCGTCAATGCCGTGCTGGCGGCGGTGGGCATCCTGCGCACGCATCCCGGCCGGCCCCCGCTAGGCTTCTCGCTGGCCGATGCGCGGGCTGATGTGCAGCTCACCAGCCAGATTTTTCTCTTCAACGCCGGGCTCGACATTGGCTACGTATTGGTAGCGCTGTGGCTGCTCAACCGCGCCACCTATCCCAGCGCCCAGCGCCCCGAGCGCCTCGACGGCTACGGCCGCTCGGTGCAGCTACAAGGCGCTTTTCTGCTGGTTTTTGACGTGGCAATGTGGTGGCTGCTAGGCCGCTAGCCTTCACTTTCTTGCTTATTGCCATAAGCAAAAAAGTCTGCCATTGCTGCGCGGGGCTCGCAATGGCAGACGGAATACGCGGCACTAATTACCCAGTGCAAATACAGGGCTAGCTGACTTTACCGAGCAGCTTCTCCTCAATTTTCTTGTTGAAAGCATCGAGGTCTTCGGGCTTGCGGCTCGTTACGAAGTTGCCATCCACTACCACTTCCGAGTCCTGCCACTGGGCACCGGCGTTGCGCAGGTCGGTTTTTACGCTGGGCCAGCTGGTCATGTGCTTGCCGCGTACCACGTCGGCCTCAATGAGCGTCCAGGAGCCGTGGCAGATGGCGGCCACCAGCTTGCCGGAGTGGGCAAACTCGCGCACGAAATCCACGGCCGTGGGCTCGATGCGCAGTTTATCGGGATTAATCTGGCCGCCCGGCAGCACCAGGGCGTCGTAGTCGGCCACTTTAACGTCGCTCAGGGTTTTGTCTACATCTACTTTGTCGCCCCACTCGGTTTTGTCCCAGCCTTTGATGGAACCTGATTTGAGGGAAACGACGTCGACCGTGGCGCCTTCGTTTTTAAGAAATTTCTGGGGTTCGGTAAGCTCTACCTGCTCAAAGCCGTCGGTGGCCAGAATGGCAATGCGCTTGCCTTTGAGTTTATCGCTGCTGAAAAGGGACATGGGAATTGTGGAAAAGAAAAGCTAGCGGACGTTTGCCGCCGAAGTTCTCGTTCTACGCCCGCCTTTCGGTGCGGGTTGCTACGGCCGGGCCGGCCAGCGGCGCGGCGGGCCTGTTTCAGCTCCTGGCGCACGGTTTTCACGCGCTGGTCAACGCCCGCCGTCGGGGGTCATAATCTACGCGGGCTACACCGGGCTCGCCGTGTTCGGGGCGTAGCGCTCAGTCACTTGGTCTTCGCGGGCATTGCTGAAGTGGCCCAGTATGTCGCGGTCCTGGACGTGAATGCGGTGCTGGATTTCGGGAGTGCGCACAAGCCTAGCCATGCCGCAGAGGTCGGGCGGGCGGCAGCCTGGCATCGCCAAGTAGTCGGCACGCCTACTACTTTGGTAAAAAGCCCTTATCTTTTCTGCCTCAATCTCTGCGCGTAAGCTGCCTATCCCTGCCCACCCATGTTTGTGCTTACTCCTGCCCGCCTCACCACGCTCCGCGCCCTGGCCGACACGTTTATCCCGGCCGGGCCGGCGCCGGCTAGCCCACCGCCCGGCTCGGCCCTGGTAGATTTTGACAAGCTGGCGGCGGCCATCCAGGCGCAGCCGCTGGGCGCGCAGGCCGAGTTTGGGCAGCTGCTGGATATTTTGCATCAACCGCTGGCCGGCCTCACCTGGTGGGGGCCGCTACGGCCGTTTCACGCCTTGGCGCCGGCCCAGCGCGAACGCCTGCTCCAGAGCTGGGCTGGCTCACGGCTAGGCCCGCTGCGGCAGGGTTTTCAGGCATTGCGCAAGCTATGCACCTTCCTGTATTATGGCGACAGCCCGGCCGATGGCTCGCCCAACCCCGCCTGGGCCGCGCTCGGCTACCCTGGCCCCTGCCCCCGCCCGACGGCGACCCGCCCGGCGCCACCGAGCGCCCGCTGCGGCCGCTAGCCCCTGCCACCGCTACTACTTATCACTGCCAGGTGCTGGTAATCGGCTCGGGGCGGGCGGCGGGGTGGTGGCCGGCGAGCTGGCCCAGGCCGGCCACGACGTGCTGGTGCTCGAAGCCGGCCCCTACCTCCACGGCCGCGACTTTACCCAGCGCGAAGTGGATATGATGGGCCGCCTCTACGACGCGCGCGGCGCCCTCAGCACCCGCGATGGCAGTGTGGGTATCTTGGCCGGCGCCTGCCTGGGCGGCGGCACCACCGTCAACTGGGCCGGCGCCTTCCGCACTCCCGACTATGTGCTGGCAGAATGGGCTAGCCAGCACGACGCGCCGCAATTTCTCAGTTCTGATTTCCAAAAAAGCCTCGACGCCGTGGCCGCCGCGCTCAGCGTGAACACCGATTACCCGCGCCACAACGGCCAGAACCAGGCCCTGCGCGATGGCTCGGCCCGGCTCGGGCAGGCCACCCGGCTCATTCCGCGCAATGAGAAGGGCCTCATGGCAGTTGACCAGCACTTTAGCGCGCTGGGCTACTCTACGCTGGGCGATGCCCACGGCCTCAAGCAGGGCACCCTCAACACCTACTTGCGCACCGCCGCCGACCACGGCGCCCGCCTGCTGCCCGATACGCGCGTCGAGCGCGTGACCATCGTGGCGGGCCGCGCCACTGGCGCCGAGGCCGTGCATACCCCCCCTGGCGGGCAGCCAGTGCACATTACGGTGCGGGCCGAGCGGGTAGTGGTAGCGGGCGGCGCCATCCAGACGCCGGTGCTGCTGCTGCGCTCGGGGCTGCGGCACCCGCACCTGGGGCGGCACCTGCACCTGCACCCCACGGTGGCGGTGGCCGCGCACTACCCGCACCCCATGCACTCGTGGCACGGGCCGAGCATGAGCATTGTCAATGACACCTTTACGCGGCTGGGCGGCACCAACTTTGGCGTAAAGCTCGAAACGCCACCCACCCACCCCGGCCTGCTGGCGATGGTGCTGCCCTGGCGCTCGGGCACGCAGCACCGCCAGCTGCTGCAAGCTGCCGACCATCTGGGCTCGTTCATTGTGCTCACCCGCGACCGCGACGGCGGCCGCGTGCAGGCAGACCGTCAGGGCGCGCCGCTCATCGACTACCGGCTGTCGGCCTTTGATAGAAAGAGCATGCTGACCGGCGTGCGCGCCGCCGCCGAAATTCACGTGGCGGCCGGCGCCCACACCGTGTACCTGCCCCACGGCACCCTACCCACGCTGCACGCCGAGGATGGCGTGCTGCACAACCCCGAGCTGCTGGCTAGCCTGGCGCGCCTGCCCTGGCGCCCCAACCGCTTTGGCCTCTACAGCGCCCACCAGATGAGCACCTGCCGCCTGGGCGGCCAGGCGCGCACGCACCCGCTGCGCCCCGACGGCGAAACCGTGGAAGTGCGCGGCCTGTACGTGGCCGACGGCTCAGCTTTTCCGGCGTGCAGCGGCGCCAATCCCATGCTCACGATTATGGCCCTGGCTCACTACACGGCGCAGGGCTTGAAAGCCTCCAGACCAGCCTAGCCGCGGGCCGCGGCCTACTCTTGGCGAAGTACACGTTTTTTATTACAATTATCAGACAGGCGCTGAAATGCGCTGATGAATAACCTGGGCACTATTTTTTTAATCTGCCCAACTATAGTGCAAATCAATCAAACTCATAGTGCTATTAATTATACAATTAAAAGTCAGCTGGCAAAGCTTTTAGCCTATATCTTTCTCGTATATTTGCTACTAGTCTACTCCCGCTCTCTAATTTTATGTCAATTGCTTTTGATTCTACCTCTACTCTATCTGCTTCCAATACGCATTCAGAAGATGATAAAGATTGGCGTATACAGGCTGAAACTCAACTGGCTGAATTGCGGCAGGCGCTAGCCCAGGCGCAAACGCAGCTGGAGGTGCAGAGTAGCCGCTTACTGGCGCTGCTGGGCACCGTGCCCCAAGGCGCCTCGGGGCAGGTAGGCCCGCACGTGTTGGCCCGGCGCCAGGCCATGCTGGGCCCGGCGGCCGGCCTGTGGCAGCAGGAAGCGCACCTGACCCAGGTGCTGGACCAAAACCCGCACCCGATAATGCGCCTCACGGCCACCGGCGAGGTGCGCTACGCCAACCCCGCCGCCAAGGCCCTGGGGCCGGCGCTGGCCAGCGCCGGGCAGCCCAACGGCTATTTATTATCGCTGGTGCGGGCG
The genomic region above belongs to Hymenobacter sp. BRD128 and contains:
- a CDS encoding type 1 glutamine amidotransferase domain-containing protein codes for the protein MSLFSSDKLKGKRIAILATDGFEQVELTEPQKFLKNEGATVDVVSLKSGSIKGWDKTEWGDKVDVDKTLSDVKVADYDALVLPGGQINPDKLRIEPTAVDFVREFAHSGKLVAAICHGSWTLIEADVVRGKHMTSWPSVKTDLRNAGAQWQDSEVVVDGNFVTSRKPEDLDAFNKKIEEKLLGKVS
- a CDS encoding porin family protein, encoding MKHALLLFASLAAPGAAHAQVKGLPSASDYSEGASTTSRNTGFGIKGGLSYSDLQGSGTSIFTNRDKLSTFHAGVYGQYGFTHFASLQVEALYSRKGFQSTAPATGSQQANRLDYLAVPVLFVGNITETLSFHLGPQVSVLTGARSGGQDLDVSQSGYHRFDFGGVLGAEARLGPARLGVRYDLSLANLYKDGAALTYNGQPLSTLVTDPNIRNSVLQVYLGIGIAH
- a CDS encoding GMC family oxidoreductase, which produces MARPTPPGPRSATLAPAPARRRPARRHRAPAAAASPCHRYYLSLPGAGNRLGAGGGVVAGELAQAGHDVLVLEAGPYLHGRDFTQREVDMMGRLYDARGALSTRDGSVGILAGACLGGGTTVNWAGAFRTPDYVLAEWASQHDAPQFLSSDFQKSLDAVAAALSVNTDYPRHNGQNQALRDGSARLGQATRLIPRNEKGLMAVDQHFSALGYSTLGDAHGLKQGTLNTYLRTAADHGARLLPDTRVERVTIVAGRATGAEAVHTPPGGQPVHITVRAERVVVAGGAIQTPVLLLRSGLRHPHLGRHLHLHPTVAVAAHYPHPMHSWHGPSMSIVNDTFTRLGGTNFGVKLETPPTHPGLLAMVLPWRSGTQHRQLLQAADHLGSFIVLTRDRDGGRVQADRQGAPLIDYRLSAFDRKSMLTGVRAAAEIHVAAGAHTVYLPHGTLPTLHAEDGVLHNPELLASLARLPWRPNRFGLYSAHQMSTCRLGGQARTHPLRPDGETVEVRGLYVADGSAFPACSGANPMLTIMALAHYTAQGLKASRPA